In one Inquilinus sp. Marseille-Q2685 genomic region, the following are encoded:
- the rplV gene encoding 50S ribosomal protein L22 has product MGQEKNPPRLAENEARAFAKTLRTSPRKLNLVAQSIRGKDAAKALAELTFSRRRIADDVKKVLQSAIANAENNHQLDVDRLYVAEAYVGRQIVMKRFHARARGRASRIEKLWSNLTVIVRERETA; this is encoded by the coding sequence ATGGGACAGGAGAAGAACCCCCCTCGCCTTGCGGAGAACGAGGCGCGCGCGTTCGCCAAGACGCTGCGCACCAGCCCCCGCAAGCTGAACCTCGTCGCCCAGTCGATCCGCGGCAAGGACGCGGCCAAGGCGCTGGCCGAGCTCACCTTCTCCCGCCGTCGCATCGCCGACGATGTGAAGAAGGTGCTGCAGTCGGCGATCGCCAATGCCGAGAACAATCATCAGCTGGACGTCGACAGGCTCTACGTGGCCGAGGCCTATGTCGGGCGGCAGATCGTCATGAAGCGGTTCCACGCCCGCGCCCGCGGCCGTGCGTCCCGCATCGAGAAGCTCTGGTCGAACCTGACGGTCATCGTCCGGGAGCGGGAGACGGCGTAA
- the rpsS gene encoding 30S ribosomal protein S19 gives MARSVWKGPFVDGYLLKKADKSRASGRNEIIKIWSRRSTILPQFVGLTFGVYNGQKFLPVVVNENMVGHKFGEFSPTRTYYGHASDKKAKRK, from the coding sequence GTGGCACGCTCCGTTTGGAAGGGCCCGTTCGTCGACGGCTATCTGCTGAAGAAGGCGGACAAGTCGCGCGCGTCGGGCCGGAACGAGATCATCAAGATCTGGTCGCGTCGCTCGACCATCCTGCCGCAGTTCGTCGGCCTGACCTTCGGTGTCTACAACGGGCAGAAGTTCCTGCCGGTCGTGGTCAACGAGAACATGGTCGGCCACAAGTTCGGCGAGTTCTCGCCGACGCGGACCTACTACGGTCACGCGTCGGACAAGAAGGCGAAGAGGAAGTAA
- the rplB gene encoding 50S ribosomal protein L2: MALKTFNPITPGLRQLVQVDRSDLWKGKPVKTLTEGLTKKGGRNNTGRITAYHQGGGHKRTYRIIDFKRRKLDVVGTVERLEYDPNRTAFIALVTYEDGEQAYILAPQRLAAGDKVVAGEKVDIKPGNAMPLRSMPVGTIVHNVELKVGKGGQLARSAGTYAQLVGRDMGYAQLKLASGELRVVRGECFATVGAVSNPDQSNVSIGKAGRNRWLGKKPVTRGVAMNPVDHPHGGGEGRTSGGRHPVTPWGKPTKGRKTRSNKATDKLIIRRRKK; this comes from the coding sequence ATGGCCTTGAAGACCTTCAATCCCATCACCCCGGGCCTGCGCCAGCTGGTCCAGGTGGATCGCTCCGACCTGTGGAAGGGCAAGCCGGTCAAGACCCTGACCGAAGGCCTGACCAAGAAGGGCGGTCGCAACAACACCGGCCGGATCACCGCCTACCATCAGGGCGGCGGTCACAAGCGCACCTACCGGATCATCGACTTCAAGCGCCGCAAGCTCGACGTCGTCGGCACGGTGGAGCGCCTGGAGTACGACCCGAACCGGACCGCCTTCATCGCCCTCGTGACCTACGAGGACGGCGAGCAGGCCTACATCCTGGCGCCGCAGCGCCTGGCCGCGGGCGACAAGGTCGTCGCCGGCGAGAAGGTGGACATCAAGCCGGGCAACGCCATGCCGCTGCGCAGCATGCCGGTCGGCACGATCGTCCACAATGTCGAGCTGAAGGTGGGCAAGGGCGGCCAGCTGGCCCGCTCCGCCGGCACCTACGCCCAGCTCGTCGGCCGCGACATGGGCTACGCCCAGCTGAAGCTGGCCTCGGGCGAGCTGCGCGTCGTGCGCGGCGAGTGCTTCGCCACGGTCGGCGCGGTCTCGAACCCGGACCAGTCGAACGTCTCGATCGGCAAGGCCGGCCGCAACCGCTGGCTCGGCAAGAAGCCGGTCACCCGCGGCGTCGCCATGAACCCGGTCGACCACCCGCATGGTGGTGGTGAGGGCCGGACCTCGGGTGGCCGTCATCCGGTCACCCCGTGGGGCAAGCCGACAAAGGGCCGCAAGACCCGCAGCAACAAGGCGACGGATAAGCTCATTATCCGCCGTCGCAAGAAGTAA
- a CDS encoding 50S ribosomal protein L23, which produces MIRSRKKKADTAVTPRMYDIIRAPVITEKATLAAGHNQVVFKVPLDATKPEIRSAVEGVFGVKVTAVNTLIAKGKTKRFRGLPGKRSDVKKAVVTLAEGQQIDVTTGV; this is translated from the coding sequence ATGATCCGCTCCCGCAAGAAGAAGGCCGACACGGCCGTCACCCCGCGGATGTACGACATCATCCGCGCGCCGGTGATCACCGAGAAGGCGACGCTGGCCGCCGGCCACAACCAGGTCGTGTTCAAGGTGCCGCTCGACGCCACCAAGCCCGAGATCCGCAGCGCGGTCGAGGGTGTGTTCGGCGTCAAGGTCACCGCGGTGAACACCCTGATCGCCAAGGGCAAGACCAAGCGCTTCCGGGGTCTCCCGGGCAAGCGCTCGGACGTGAAGAAGGCCGTCGTGACGCTCGCCGAAGGGCAGCAGATCGACGTGACCACGGGGGTTTGA
- the rplD gene encoding 50S ribosomal protein L4 — MKIAVKTFDNTSAGEIDLDDSVFGLEVRTDLLFRMVNWQLAKRRSGNHKTKGISEISGTTKKPYKQKGTGHARQGSMRSPQFRGGARIFGPVVRSHAHDLPKKVRKLALRHALSSKAAEGKLVVVDAVVADSHKTKGLAAKLSALGLDSALILAGEQIDTNFALAARNLPFIDVLPSQGANVYDILRRDTLVLSRQAVEQLEARLK; from the coding sequence ATGAAGATCGCCGTCAAGACGTTCGACAACACCAGCGCCGGTGAGATCGACCTCGACGATTCCGTGTTCGGTCTCGAGGTGCGCACCGATCTGCTCTTCCGCATGGTGAACTGGCAGCTGGCCAAGCGCCGCTCCGGCAACCACAAGACCAAGGGCATCAGCGAGATCAGCGGCACGACCAAGAAGCCCTACAAGCAGAAGGGCACGGGTCACGCCCGCCAGGGCTCGATGCGGTCGCCGCAGTTCCGCGGCGGCGCCCGGATCTTCGGGCCAGTCGTCCGCAGCCATGCGCATGACCTGCCGAAGAAGGTCCGCAAGCTGGCCCTGCGCCACGCGCTGTCCTCCAAGGCGGCCGAAGGCAAGCTGGTGGTGGTCGATGCGGTCGTGGCCGACAGCCACAAGACCAAGGGCCTCGCCGCCAAGCTGTCCGCGCTGGGTCTCGACTCCGCGCTGATCCTGGCCGGCGAGCAGATCGACACCAACTTCGCGCTCGCCGCCCGGAACCTGCCGTTCATCGACGTGCTGCCCAGCCAGGGCGCCAACGTCTACGACATCCTGCGCCGTGACACCCTCGTGCTGTCGCGCCAGGCGGTCGAGCAGCTCGAGGCTCGCCTGAAATGA
- the rplC gene encoding 50S ribosomal protein L3 yields the protein MRSGLIAQKLGMTRIFDAEGQHVPVTVLKLDGVQVVAVKTEETDGYTAVQLGAGKAKVKNVSKAVRGHYAKAQVEPKKKLVEFRVSADALLAVGDELTADHFLAGQIVDVTGTSIGKGYAGVMKRWNFGGLRASHGVSVSHRSHGSTGQRQDPGKVFKNKKMAGHLGDERVTVQNLTVVTTDVERGLIMVKGAVPGAEGGWVLIRDAAKRPAPKDVPFPGAVRKAAAAATEAPAAEAPAADAPAADTAGQEG from the coding sequence ATGCGCTCCGGATTGATCGCCCAGAAGCTGGGCATGACACGAATTTTCGACGCCGAGGGCCAGCACGTCCCGGTCACGGTCCTCAAGCTCGATGGCGTCCAGGTCGTCGCGGTGAAGACCGAGGAGACCGACGGCTACACCGCGGTGCAGCTCGGTGCCGGCAAGGCCAAGGTCAAGAACGTCTCCAAGGCGGTTCGCGGCCACTACGCCAAGGCCCAGGTCGAGCCGAAGAAGAAGCTGGTCGAGTTCCGCGTCAGCGCCGATGCGCTGCTGGCCGTGGGTGACGAGCTGACCGCCGACCATTTCCTGGCCGGCCAGATCGTCGACGTCACCGGCACCTCGATCGGCAAGGGCTACGCCGGCGTCATGAAGCGCTGGAACTTCGGCGGCCTGCGCGCCTCGCACGGCGTGTCCGTCTCGCACCGATCGCATGGTTCGACCGGCCAGCGGCAGGACCCCGGCAAGGTGTTCAAGAACAAGAAGATGGCCGGCCATCTCGGTGATGAGCGGGTGACGGTGCAGAACCTCACCGTCGTCACCACTGATGTCGAGCGCGGCCTGATCATGGTCAAGGGTGCGGTCCCGGGCGCCGAGGGCGGCTGGGTGCTGATCCGCGACGCGGCCAAGCGGCCGGCGCCGAAGGACGTCCCGTTCCCGGGCGCGGTCCGCAAGGCTGCCGCTGCGGCGACCGAGGCGCCTGCTGCCGAGGCTCCGGCTGCTGACGCGCCCGCGGCCGACACCGCCGGCCAGGAGGGTTAA
- the rpsJ gene encoding 30S ribosomal protein S10 produces the protein MDSQNIRIRLKAFDHRVLDQSTSEIVNTAKRTGARVRGPIPLPTNIERYTVNRSPHVDKKSREQFEIRTHKRLLDIVDPTPQTVDALMKLDLAAGVDVEIKL, from the coding sequence ATGGACAGTCAGAACATCCGTATCCGCCTCAAGGCGTTCGATCATCGCGTACTCGACCAGTCGACCAGCGAGATCGTCAACACCGCGAAGCGGACCGGTGCTCGGGTGCGCGGGCCGATCCCGCTGCCGACGAACATCGAGCGCTACACCGTCAACCGCTCGCCGCATGTCGACAAGAAGTCGCGCGAGCAGTTCGAGATCCGCACCCACAAGCGTCTGCTCGACATCGTCGACCCGACGCCGCAGACCGTCGACGCTCTGATGAAGCTCGACCTCGCGGCCGGCGTCGACGTCGAGATCAAGCTCTGA
- the tuf gene encoding elongation factor Tu, producing the protein MAKAKFERTKPHCNIGTIGHVDHGKTSLTAAITKVLAEKGGATFTAYDQIDKAPEEKARGITISTAHVEYETDNRHYAHVDCPGHADYVKNMITGAAQMDGAILVVSAADGPMPQTREHILLARQVGVPALVVFLNKVDMVDDPELLELVELEVRELLSSYDFPGDDIPIVPGSALVALEDGDAKLGRDAILELMKQVDAYIPQPERPKDKPFLMPIEDVFSISGRGTVVTGRVERGVVKVGEEIEIVGLRPTVKTTCTGVEMFRKLLDQGEAGDNIGALLRGTKREEVERGQVLAKPGSITPHTEFKAEAYILTKEEGGRHTPFFTNYRPQFYFRTTDVTGVVELPEGTEMVMPGDNISMTVKLIAPIAMDEGLRFAIREGGRTVGAGVVASIIK; encoded by the coding sequence ATGGCGAAGGCGAAGTTTGAGCGGACGAAGCCGCACTGCAACATCGGCACGATCGGTCACGTGGACCATGGTAAGACGTCGCTGACGGCGGCGATCACGAAGGTGCTGGCGGAGAAGGGCGGGGCGACGTTCACGGCGTACGACCAGATCGACAAGGCGCCGGAAGAGAAGGCGCGCGGGATCACGATCTCGACGGCGCATGTGGAGTACGAGACGGACAACCGTCACTACGCGCATGTGGACTGCCCGGGCCACGCGGACTACGTGAAGAACATGATCACGGGCGCGGCGCAGATGGACGGTGCGATCCTGGTGGTGTCGGCGGCCGATGGCCCGATGCCGCAGACGCGCGAGCACATCCTCTTGGCGCGGCAGGTGGGCGTTCCGGCGCTGGTGGTGTTCCTGAACAAGGTCGACATGGTCGACGATCCGGAGCTCCTGGAGCTGGTGGAGCTCGAGGTCCGGGAGCTGCTGTCGAGCTACGACTTCCCGGGGGACGACATTCCGATCGTGCCGGGCTCGGCGCTGGTGGCGCTGGAGGACGGCGACGCGAAGCTGGGGCGTGACGCGATCCTGGAGCTGATGAAGCAGGTGGACGCGTACATCCCGCAGCCGGAGCGTCCGAAGGACAAGCCGTTCCTGATGCCGATCGAGGACGTGTTCTCGATCTCGGGGCGCGGCACGGTGGTGACGGGTCGCGTGGAGCGCGGCGTGGTGAAGGTGGGCGAGGAAATCGAGATCGTCGGTCTGCGTCCGACGGTGAAGACGACCTGCACCGGCGTGGAGATGTTCCGCAAGCTGCTGGACCAGGGCGAGGCGGGCGACAACATCGGCGCGCTGCTGCGCGGCACCAAGCGTGAGGAGGTCGAGCGCGGCCAGGTTCTGGCGAAGCCCGGCTCGATCACGCCGCACACCGAGTTCAAGGCCGAGGCGTACATCCTGACGAAGGAAGAGGGCGGCCGTCACACGCCGTTCTTCACCAACTACCGGCCGCAGTTCTACTTCCGGACGACGGACGTGACCGGCGTGGTGGAGCTGCCGGAGGGCACCGAGATGGTGATGCCCGGCGACAACATCTCGATGACGGTCAAGCTGATCGCCCCGATCGCCATGGACGAAGGCCTGCGCTTCGCCATCCGCGAGGGCGGCCGCACCGTCGGCGCCGGCGTCGTCGCCTCCATCATCAAGTGA
- the fusA gene encoding elongation factor G has protein sequence MPRSHAIEKYRNIGIMAHIDAGKTTTTERILYYTGKSYKIGEVHEGTATMDWMEQEQERGITITSAATTAFWRDYRINIIDTPGHVDFTIEVERSLRVLDGAVTVFDSVAGVEPQSETVWRQADKYHVPRICFVNKMDRIGANFYRCVDMIKDRLGATPLVLNMPIGIESDYAGIVDLVENRAVIWEDDSLGAKFHFEDIPADLKDRAAELRQILIDTAVEQDDAVMEAYLEGNEPTPEQLRACIRKGTLSFKFVPVLCGSAFKNKGVQTLLDAVVDFLPSPLDVAEVQGHKVDSDEVDTRPTNDEAPFSALAFKIMTDPFVGSLTFARIYSGTLLAGSYVQNSVKNQKERVGRMLLMHANNREEIKEASAGDIVALVGLKSTTTGDTLCDPAKPIVLERMEFPEPVIEVAVEPKSKADQEKMSTALQRLAQEDPSFRVAVDAESGQTVIKGMGELHLEILVDRMKREFKVDANVGAPQVAYRETITQKAEIDYTHKKQTGGSGQFARVKLTFEPLPAGSGYQFESAIIGGSVPKEYIPGVEKGLNSAKDTGVIAGFPVIDFKATLTDGAFHDVDSSVLAFEIASRAAFREGLPKARPALLEPIMKVEVVTPEDYMGDVIGDLNSRRGQIQGMDSRGNAQVISAMVPLANMFGYVNTLRSMSQGRAQYTMHFDHYEPVPQAIADEVRAKLA, from the coding sequence ATGCCGCGTAGCCACGCGATCGAGAAGTACCGCAACATCGGCATCATGGCGCACATCGATGCCGGTAAGACGACCACGACCGAGCGAATCCTGTACTACACCGGAAAGTCGTACAAGATCGGCGAGGTGCATGAAGGCACCGCGACGATGGACTGGATGGAGCAGGAGCAGGAGCGCGGCATCACCATCACTTCGGCTGCCACGACCGCGTTCTGGCGCGACTACCGCATCAACATCATCGACACGCCCGGCCACGTCGACTTCACCATCGAGGTGGAGCGCAGCCTGCGCGTGCTCGATGGCGCGGTGACGGTGTTCGACTCGGTCGCCGGCGTTGAGCCGCAGTCAGAGACCGTCTGGCGCCAGGCCGACAAGTACCACGTGCCGCGGATCTGCTTCGTCAACAAGATGGACCGGATCGGCGCCAACTTCTATCGCTGCGTCGACATGATCAAGGACCGGCTGGGCGCGACCCCGCTGGTGCTGAACATGCCGATCGGCATCGAGAGCGACTACGCCGGCATCGTCGACCTGGTGGAGAACCGGGCGGTGATCTGGGAGGACGACAGCCTCGGCGCCAAGTTCCACTTCGAGGACATCCCGGCCGACCTGAAGGACCGGGCGGCCGAGCTGCGCCAGATCCTGATCGACACTGCGGTCGAGCAGGACGACGCGGTGATGGAGGCCTATCTCGAGGGCAACGAGCCGACGCCGGAGCAGCTGCGCGCCTGCATCCGCAAGGGCACGCTGTCGTTCAAGTTCGTGCCGGTGCTCTGCGGCTCCGCCTTCAAGAACAAGGGCGTGCAGACCCTGCTCGACGCCGTGGTCGACTTCCTGCCGTCGCCGCTCGACGTCGCCGAGGTCCAGGGCCACAAGGTCGATTCGGACGAGGTCGACACCCGGCCGACCAATGACGAGGCGCCGTTCTCGGCGCTCGCCTTCAAGATCATGACCGACCCGTTCGTCGGCTCGCTGACCTTCGCCCGCATCTATTCGGGCACGCTCCTGGCCGGCTCCTACGTCCAGAACTCGGTCAAGAACCAGAAGGAGCGGGTGGGCCGCATGCTGCTGATGCATGCGAACAACCGCGAGGAGATCAAGGAAGCCAGCGCCGGCGACATCGTCGCGCTGGTCGGCCTGAAGTCGACCACCACCGGCGATACGCTGTGCGACCCGGCCAAGCCGATCGTGCTCGAGCGCATGGAGTTCCCGGAGCCGGTCATCGAGGTCGCGGTCGAGCCGAAGTCGAAGGCCGACCAGGAGAAGATGTCGACCGCGCTGCAGCGCCTGGCGCAGGAGGACCCGTCCTTCCGCGTCGCCGTCGACGCCGAGAGCGGCCAGACCGTGATCAAGGGGATGGGCGAGCTCCATCTCGAGATCCTGGTCGACCGCATGAAGCGCGAGTTCAAGGTCGACGCCAATGTCGGCGCGCCGCAGGTCGCGTATCGCGAGACGATCACGCAGAAGGCCGAGATCGACTACACGCACAAGAAGCAGACCGGCGGTTCGGGCCAGTTCGCCCGCGTCAAGCTGACCTTCGAGCCGCTGCCGGCGGGCTCGGGCTATCAGTTCGAGAGCGCCATCATCGGCGGCTCGGTGCCGAAGGAATACATCCCCGGCGTCGAAAAGGGCCTGAACTCGGCCAAGGACACCGGCGTGATCGCCGGCTTCCCGGTGATCGACTTCAAGGCCACCCTGACGGACGGCGCCTTCCACGACGTCGACTCCTCGGTGCTGGCCTTCGAAATCGCCTCCCGCGCGGCGTTCCGCGAGGGCCTGCCGAAGGCCCGGCCGGCGCTGCTCGAGCCGATCATGAAGGTCGAGGTGGTGACGCCCGAGGACTACATGGGCGATGTCATCGGCGACCTGAACAGCCGGCGCGGCCAGATCCAGGGCATGGACAGCCGGGGCAACGCCCAGGTCATCTCCGCGATGGTGCCGCTGGCCAACATGTTCGGCTACGTCAACACCCTGCGGTCGATGAGCCAGGGCCGCGCCCAGTACACCATGCATTTCGATCACTACGAGCCTGTGCCCCAGGCGATCGCCGACGAAGTCCGCGCCAAGCTGGCTTGA
- the rpsG gene encoding 30S ribosomal protein S7, whose translation MSRRHRAEKREILPDPKFGDVILSKFMNNLMYDGKKSATESIVYGALDKLQARTKGDPIVAFHEALANVRPHVEVRSRRVGGATYQVPVEVRAERGQALAIRWLIQAARKRSETTMVDRLSNELLDAANQRGAAVKKREDTHKMADANKAFSHYRW comes from the coding sequence ATGTCCCGTCGCCATCGCGCCGAGAAGCGTGAGATCCTGCCGGACCCGAAATTCGGCGATGTCATCCTGTCGAAGTTCATGAACAACCTCATGTACGACGGCAAGAAGTCGGCCACCGAGAGCATCGTCTACGGCGCCCTCGACAAGCTGCAGGCCCGCACCAAGGGCGACCCGATCGTGGCCTTCCACGAGGCGTTGGCGAATGTCCGCCCGCATGTCGAGGTCCGGTCGCGCCGCGTCGGCGGCGCCACCTACCAGGTGCCGGTCGAGGTTCGTGCCGAGCGTGGCCAGGCCCTGGCCATCCGCTGGTTGATCCAGGCCGCGCGCAAGCGTTCCGAGACCACCATGGTCGACCGCCTCTCGAACGAGCTGCTGGACGCCGCCAACCAGCGCGGCGCCGCGGTGAAGAAGCGCGAGGACACCCACAAGATGGCGGACGCCAACAAGGCGTTCTCGCACTACCGCTGGTAA
- the rpsL gene encoding 30S ribosomal protein S12 — translation MPTINQLIRKPRQPQRARNKVPALQACPQKRGVCTRVYTTTPKKPNSALRKVARVRLTNGFEVTSYIPGEGHNLQEHSVVMIRGGRVKDLPGVRYHIIRGTLDTQGVKDRRQRRSKYGAKRPK, via the coding sequence ATGCCGACGATCAACCAGTTGATCCGTAAGCCGCGCCAGCCGCAGCGGGCGCGCAACAAGGTGCCGGCTCTCCAGGCCTGCCCGCAGAAGCGTGGCGTTTGCACCCGTGTCTACACCACGACCCCGAAGAAGCCGAACTCGGCGCTTCGTAAGGTGGCGCGCGTGCGCCTGACCAACGGGTTCGAGGTCACCAGCTACATCCCGGGTGAAGGCCACAACCTGCAGGAGCACTCGGTCGTCATGATCCGCGGCGGCCGCGTGAAGGACTTGCCGGGCGTGCGCTACCACATCATTCGCGGCACGCTCGATACGCAGGGTGTCAAGGATCGTCGCCAGCGCCGGTCGAAGTACGGCGCCAAGCGTCCGAAGTAA
- a CDS encoding RNA polymerase sigma-70 factor, which produces MDHAHARSDAADFEASRRVLWGLAYRMLGSRADAEDAVQETWLRWQAADRGKIDNARAWLVTACTRLCIDQLRSARHRRETYVGPWLPEPLVTETAPSAADELERSETLTTAFLLLLEKLTPVERAAYLLQHVFGLEHAAVATALDRSDAATRQLVSRARRKLEGGGLAAEPVPQPQHEAMVAAFRDALRSGDLARLTALLARDAKLYSDGGGKVRAAMNVIEGAERVAQFLRGIWRKFGRDFVYLPRWINGQPGWLVMKDDEVMGTIDLAVGPSGITGVFWTRNPDKLGSVSLPERGGE; this is translated from the coding sequence ATGGACCACGCCCATGCCCGCTCCGACGCCGCGGATTTCGAAGCCAGCCGCCGGGTTCTCTGGGGGCTGGCCTACCGCATGCTCGGCTCGCGCGCTGACGCCGAGGACGCAGTGCAGGAGACCTGGCTGCGCTGGCAGGCGGCCGACCGCGGCAAGATCGACAACGCCCGGGCCTGGCTGGTCACCGCCTGCACCCGGCTGTGCATCGACCAGCTCAGATCGGCCCGGCACCGGCGCGAGACCTATGTCGGCCCCTGGCTGCCGGAGCCGCTGGTGACCGAGACCGCCCCCTCCGCCGCCGATGAGCTGGAGCGCAGCGAGACCCTGACCACCGCCTTCCTGCTGCTGCTGGAGAAGCTGACCCCGGTCGAGCGTGCGGCCTATCTGCTGCAGCATGTCTTCGGCCTGGAGCATGCGGCCGTGGCGACGGCGCTCGACCGCAGCGACGCGGCCACCCGGCAGCTGGTCAGCCGGGCCCGGCGCAAGCTGGAGGGCGGCGGCCTCGCCGCCGAGCCGGTGCCGCAGCCGCAGCACGAGGCGATGGTGGCGGCCTTCCGCGACGCGCTGCGTTCCGGCGACCTGGCGCGGCTGACCGCGCTCCTGGCCCGCGACGCCAAGCTCTACAGCGACGGCGGCGGCAAGGTGCGCGCGGCGATGAACGTGATCGAAGGCGCCGAGAGGGTGGCGCAGTTCCTGCGCGGTATCTGGCGCAAGTTCGGCCGCGACTTCGTGTATCTGCCGCGCTGGATCAACGGCCAGCCGGGCTGGCTGGTGATGAAGGACGACGAGGTGATGGGCACCATCGATCTCGCCGTCGGACCCTCCGGCATCACCGGCGTGTTCTGGACCCGCAACCCCGACAAGCTGGGCTCGGTTTCGCTGCCGGAACGCGGTGGGGAGTAA
- a CDS encoding glycosyltransferase family 4 protein: MGPIVIVLPRKMKFGAVGASPVDLYARDTVTFSRYAQDIVVVGQDAGEPFPGIRFHPIPLEEGEPHRRWMKRALPQIAALNPSLIEVHAHRVTASALARALPRVPLLYFRHNFIRFHKGLLWRLHYRAAVSRFAGFVFVSEALRRHFREHAPWYKGTLDVVYNGLDMDAPAPPPEAKENIIIQVGRVIPDKGPLEFARAMKPVLAAHPDWRAVMIGRGRDPAFVEQVKATLAEAGDRAQFLPFMPHDEVMGWVRRAAIASVPSVYEEPFGRTALEALTWGAALICSGTGGLREITADKAVILPRVTAEAIQAAAETLIGDPVLRRRLQIEGPVRARAHFDARSIVAGLDEIRARHLAAVR, from the coding sequence ATGGGTCCCATCGTCATCGTCCTGCCGCGCAAGATGAAGTTCGGCGCCGTCGGCGCCAGCCCGGTCGATCTCTATGCGCGCGACACCGTCACCTTCAGCCGCTACGCGCAGGACATCGTCGTGGTCGGGCAGGATGCGGGCGAGCCCTTTCCAGGCATCCGCTTCCACCCGATCCCGCTGGAGGAGGGGGAGCCGCACCGCCGCTGGATGAAGCGGGCGCTGCCGCAGATCGCGGCGCTGAACCCGTCGCTGATCGAGGTCCACGCCCACCGGGTGACGGCCTCGGCCCTGGCCCGGGCGCTGCCGCGGGTGCCGCTGCTGTACTTCCGGCACAACTTCATCCGCTTCCACAAGGGCCTGCTGTGGCGGCTGCACTACCGCGCGGCGGTGTCCCGCTTCGCCGGCTTCGTCTTCGTGTCCGAGGCGCTGCGCCGGCACTTCCGCGAGCACGCGCCCTGGTACAAGGGCACGCTCGACGTGGTCTACAACGGCCTCGACATGGACGCGCCGGCGCCGCCGCCCGAGGCCAAGGAGAACATCATCATCCAGGTCGGGCGGGTGATCCCGGACAAGGGGCCGCTGGAATTCGCCCGGGCGATGAAGCCGGTGCTGGCGGCGCATCCCGACTGGCGGGCGGTGATGATCGGCCGTGGCCGCGACCCGGCCTTCGTCGAGCAGGTTAAGGCCACCCTCGCCGAGGCCGGCGACCGGGCGCAGTTCCTGCCCTTCATGCCGCATGACGAGGTGATGGGCTGGGTCCGCCGCGCGGCCATCGCCTCGGTGCCTTCGGTCTATGAGGAGCCGTTCGGCCGCACCGCGCTGGAGGCGCTGACCTGGGGCGCTGCCCTGATCTGCTCAGGCACCGGAGGTTTGCGAGAGATCACGGCCGATAAGGCTGTGATCCTGCCCAGGGTGACGGCGGAGGCGATCCAGGCCGCGGCCGAGACCCTGATCGGCGACCCGGTGCTGCGCCGCCGGTTGCAGATCGAGGGGCCGGTCCGGGCGAGGGCGCATTTCGACGCCCGCAGCATCGTCGCCGGGCTCGACGAGATCCGTGCCCGCCATTTGGCGGCCGTGCGCTGA
- a CDS encoding 2OG-Fe(II) oxygenase translates to MLRYDVLEQATVDRTPFPHVISGDVLPEARRAELEKDFPDIPITGFVPPDEYPAGAAFKELVSDVTSKEFATMLGAKFGLDLASKPTLVTVRKWSEPAAGRPHTDGPDKIVTALVYLNQEWASTEGCLRILPSQDINSPGAREVAPTFGNFLAFQRSDHSWHGHLPFKGERRVLQIAWCVNEEAIARKRKRHGQSSFLKKLFSFGKKH, encoded by the coding sequence ATGCTTCGCTACGATGTGCTCGAACAGGCGACGGTGGACCGGACGCCGTTCCCGCATGTGATTTCCGGGGACGTGCTGCCCGAGGCGCGGCGCGCCGAGCTGGAGAAGGATTTCCCCGACATCCCGATCACCGGCTTCGTGCCGCCGGACGAGTACCCGGCCGGCGCCGCGTTCAAGGAGCTGGTGTCGGACGTCACCAGCAAGGAATTCGCCACCATGCTGGGCGCCAAGTTCGGCCTCGACCTGGCGTCGAAGCCGACCCTGGTGACGGTGCGCAAATGGTCCGAGCCGGCGGCCGGGCGGCCGCACACCGACGGGCCGGACAAGATCGTCACCGCGCTGGTCTATCTGAACCAGGAATGGGCCTCGACCGAAGGCTGCCTGCGCATCCTGCCGAGCCAGGACATCAACAGCCCGGGCGCCCGGGAAGTGGCGCCGACCTTCGGCAACTTCCTGGCGTTCCAGCGTTCCGACCATTCCTGGCACGGCCACCTGCCGTTCAAGGGCGAGCGCCGGGTGCTGCAGATCGCCTGGTGCGTCAACGAGGAGGCGATCGCCCGCAAGCGCAAGCGTCACGGCCAGTCCAGCTTCCTGAAGAAGCTGTTCTCCTTCGGCAAGAAACATTGA